From a region of the Ignavibacteria bacterium genome:
- a CDS encoding TGS domain-containing protein — protein MPANLPPEYFSAEREFKEAKSLEEKIQALEDLISTIPKHKGTDKLRADYRRKLAKLKSTSQAAKKAGKHTSNFHIEREGAARVSVVGMPNTGKSSLLCKLTHATPEVSDSPFTTWAPSPGMMNYENVQIQLIDTPPLNKDYYEPEIFDIIKSSDLILVLIDLLANPIEQFQSSIEILNGNRIYSPHQQNVTEDRKIFWVPILIIVNKDDDAKLDEDFAVLDELLHNEWEIVSISLKNERNLEELKRLIFSHLKIIRVYSKPPHKEFDKTQPFILGEGATIEEFAMQVHKDFYDKLKTARVWGKGVYDGQLVGRDHIIYDGDVVELHI, from the coding sequence ATGCCAGCGAATCTTCCACCGGAATATTTTTCAGCAGAGAGAGAGTTCAAAGAAGCTAAATCTCTTGAAGAAAAAATTCAGGCTTTGGAAGACTTAATAAGTACGATTCCCAAGCATAAGGGGACAGATAAACTCCGCGCAGATTATCGAAGAAAACTCGCCAAATTAAAATCAACTTCTCAAGCGGCAAAAAAAGCTGGTAAACACACATCAAATTTTCACATCGAAAGAGAAGGGGCGGCCCGAGTCTCAGTAGTTGGAATGCCAAATACCGGCAAGTCATCGCTGCTTTGTAAATTAACTCACGCAACTCCGGAAGTATCAGATAGCCCATTCACAACTTGGGCTCCATCTCCCGGAATGATGAATTATGAAAATGTCCAAATTCAGCTTATCGATACACCACCGTTAAATAAAGATTATTATGAACCTGAAATTTTCGATATCATAAAAAGCTCTGATTTAATTTTAGTACTGATTGATTTACTTGCAAATCCAATTGAACAGTTTCAATCTTCAATCGAGATCTTGAACGGAAACAGAATTTATTCTCCGCATCAACAGAATGTTACTGAAGATAGAAAAATTTTCTGGGTGCCGATTTTAATTATCGTTAATAAAGATGACGACGCAAAGCTCGATGAAGATTTCGCAGTGCTTGACGAATTACTCCATAACGAATGGGAAATTGTTTCTATTTCCTTGAAGAACGAACGCAACCTGGAAGAATTAAAAAGGTTGATTTTTTCTCATCTTAAAATTATTCGTGTTTATTCGAAACCGCCGCACAAGGAATTTGATAAAACCCAGCCATTTATTTTAGGCGAGGGAGCAACAATCGAAGAATTTGCAATGCAGGTTCACAAAGACTTCTATGATAAACTGAAAACAGCCCGAGTGTGGGGAAAAGGAGTTTATGACGGGCAGCTGGTTGGACGTGATCATATAATTTATGATGGAGACGTAGTTGAATTGCATATTTAA
- a CDS encoding T9SS type A sorting domain-containing protein, protein MNCIFKLIKYSLIVLIFPSIIAAQGVGKGTRFDLTSKLNLTSGQFAQLFIPDYYVKPADDSIMLVFHFHSASWAAEDQVYKSRVNAVLFNIHLGGLSSPYQNYFTTQTNFQKILDTCLSVIKTNGVIPNPKIKYLILSSFSAGYAGVREIFKNTSYYNKINALTLADGLHSNSDPGTMATQMKDFLQFAKDARDKKKIMILTHSSIPTSGYESTTKTADYLISGIGASRVNFSAFDEIGNQTSKCDTGYFRLKGYTGQTADDHMKHLYAMNKMLEQVIAILNISTTDVADEISTQKTFILYQNFPNPFNGETSIKYSVLSRERITLRIYDVLGREIAALVDEVKEAGSYNVTWKIENGKFTSGIFFYQLRSGSFVEMKKMILLK, encoded by the coding sequence TTGAATTGCATATTTAAATTAATAAAATATTCTTTGATCGTTTTGATTTTCCCAAGTATTATTGCCGCACAAGGCGTTGGCAAGGGAACAAGATTTGATTTAACATCAAAATTAAATTTAACGAGCGGACAATTCGCACAACTTTTCATTCCAGATTATTACGTTAAACCCGCAGATGATTCCATCATGCTTGTTTTTCATTTTCACAGTGCGTCATGGGCGGCGGAAGATCAAGTCTATAAATCAAGAGTGAATGCAGTGTTATTTAATATTCATCTTGGCGGTTTATCGAGTCCTTATCAAAATTATTTTACAACGCAAACGAATTTTCAAAAAATACTTGATACATGTCTTTCCGTGATAAAGACGAATGGAGTGATTCCAAATCCGAAGATTAAATATCTGATCCTATCATCATTCAGCGCAGGCTATGCAGGGGTGAGGGAAATTTTTAAAAACACTTCCTACTATAATAAGATTAATGCACTTACTCTTGCGGATGGACTCCACAGTAATTCGGATCCCGGTACAATGGCAACACAGATGAAGGATTTCCTCCAATTCGCTAAAGATGCAAGAGACAAAAAGAAAATAATGATATTAACTCATTCGAGTATTCCTACAAGCGGATATGAAAGTACGACTAAAACCGCAGACTATTTGATAAGCGGGATCGGCGCATCAAGAGTAAATTTTTCTGCTTTTGACGAAATTGGGAATCAGACTTCAAAATGCGATACAGGATATTTTCGATTAAAAGGATATACCGGTCAAACAGCCGACGATCACATGAAGCATTTATACGCAATGAATAAAATGCTCGAGCAGGTAATTGCAATTTTAAACATTTCAACGACTGATGTAGCGGACGAAATATCTACACAGAAAACTTTTATACTTTATCAAAACTTTCCGAATCCCTTCAATGGGGAGACAAGTATTAAGTATTCAGTATTAAGTCGTGAGAGAATTACTTTGAGAATATATGATGTACTTGGCAGAGAAATTGCTGCACTTGTTGATGAGGTGAAAGAAGCTGGATCATATAATGTAACATGGAAGATAGAAAACGGAAAATTTACAAGCGGAATATTCTTTTATCAGTTGCGTAGCGGCTCTTTTGTGGAGATGAAAAAAATGATTCTTTTGAAATAA
- a CDS encoding M15 family metallopeptidase: MQMPCSKTFRERHFKDKFVTSTIREGEMKKYFFLIMFIGSIALGQTADSLVWLRDIDSTILTDVRYATTNNFTGKVLYKSDKVYLRKVVAESLSIAQKYFMRQYALRIKVFDGYRPHSIQKLMWEVMPDEKYVANPAKGSRHNRGAAVDLTLVDVTGKEIDMGTPYDDFSEKSHIDYKNLSKNVLTYREILRTTMEKFGFEAMSSEWWHFDFKGWSKFSIMDVEFND, translated from the coding sequence ATGCAGATGCCATGTTCAAAAACTTTCAGGGAAAGACACTTTAAAGATAAATTTGTAACCTCAACAATAAGAGAGGGTGAGATGAAAAAATATTTTTTTCTAATAATGTTTATCGGCAGTATTGCATTAGGACAGACAGCCGATTCCCTTGTCTGGCTTCGTGATATTGATTCGACGATTTTAACCGATGTGCGGTACGCTACTACAAACAATTTTACCGGCAAAGTTTTATACAAGAGCGATAAAGTTTATCTAAGAAAAGTTGTTGCTGAAAGTCTTTCCATCGCTCAAAAATATTTCATGAGGCAATATGCGTTGAGGATTAAAGTCTTTGACGGTTATCGTCCTCACTCAATTCAAAAATTGATGTGGGAAGTAATGCCAGATGAAAAATATGTTGCAAATCCGGCAAAGGGCTCACGTCATAACAGAGGTGCTGCTGTTGATTTGACATTGGTCGATGTTACTGGTAAAGAAATAGACATGGGCACACCATACGACGACTTCAGCGAAAAATCGCATATTGATTATAAAAATCTTTCAAAAAATGTTTTGACATATAGAGAAATTCTGCGAACAACAATGGAGAAGTTTGGTTTCGAAGCAATGAGTTCCGAATGGTGGCATTTCGATTTTAAAGGATGGAGTAAATTTTCAATTATGGACGTGGAGTTCAACGATTAG
- a CDS encoding Rrf2 family transcriptional regulator — MKFSTQEEYGLRCLLQIAKHKSDRGLTIPEISELEGLTVPNVAKLLRIMRIGGLVESERGQIGGYKLSRPANEISLQDVVNVLGGRLFEDEFCNSHSGAIDICTNSIDCSIRSVWKTVQKVVDEVLGKLTLKDLLGSEEEVDSLVTDKFEASGNSNPLKILS; from the coding sequence ATGAAATTTAGCACACAGGAAGAATATGGATTAAGATGTCTTCTCCAGATTGCTAAACATAAATCCGATAGGGGGCTTACAATCCCAGAAATCAGTGAGTTAGAAGGTCTAACAGTCCCTAATGTCGCAAAGCTATTGCGAATTATGAGAATTGGTGGCTTAGTTGAAAGTGAACGCGGGCAAATCGGTGGCTATAAATTATCTCGACCAGCTAATGAAATTTCTTTGCAAGATGTTGTGAACGTACTCGGTGGAAGATTATTTGAAGATGAATTTTGTAATTCTCACTCCGGTGCTATTGACATTTGTACAAATTCAATCGATTGTTCGATTCGTTCAGTTTGGAAAACTGTGCAAAAAGTTGTTGACGAGGTATTAGGAAAGTTAACTTTGAAAGATTTGCTCGGGAGTGAGGAAGAGGTCGATAGTCTGGTAACAGATAAATTTGAAGCGAGCGGTAATTCAAACCCGTTGAAAATATTGAGTTGA
- a CDS encoding BrxA/BrxB family bacilliredoxin gives MFQNMNPKPPMYDPKTVQFMRDELTFVGFEEMLTPEKVEKTLSQKNDETILVFINSVCGCAAGSARPGVSLALQNKVIPEKLTTVFAGQEIDAVDHVRKNYLNNYPPSSPSLAIIKNGSPIYMMQRHQIEGSTPEEVAFELIKAFNAYCSKSGPSIRKEKYDELMHAKICGSKIPIQNN, from the coding sequence ATGTTTCAAAATATGAATCCGAAACCCCCAATGTATGATCCAAAAACAGTACAATTCATGCGCGATGAACTAACGTTCGTTGGATTTGAAGAGATGCTTACGCCTGAAAAGGTTGAAAAAACTCTATCACAAAAAAATGATGAGACGATTTTAGTATTTATAAACTCTGTCTGTGGATGCGCAGCTGGAAGTGCAAGACCCGGCGTATCGCTTGCATTACAAAATAAAGTGATTCCAGAAAAATTAACAACCGTATTTGCCGGTCAAGAAATAGATGCTGTTGATCATGTTCGGAAAAATTATCTTAATAATTATCCGCCATCATCCCCCTCTTTGGCTATTATTAAGAACGGATCACCTATCTATATGATGCAGCGTCATCAGATAGAAGGGTCCACTCCAGAGGAAGTTGCATTTGAATTAATAAAAGCATTTAACGCTTATTGTTCGAAATCCGGACCGTCGATCCGAAAAGAAAAATATGATGAACTTATGCATGCAAAAATTTGTGGATCGAAAATACCGATTCAAAATAATTAA
- a CDS encoding SUF system Fe-S cluster assembly protein — protein sequence MNFRMNKKLLEEQVIQVLKKCYDPEIPVDIYELGLIYKIKIDDDSNVKVDMTLTSPACPVAGSLPPEVQEKIKEIHGVKDANVNVVWDPIWNRDMMSEAAKLKLGFL from the coding sequence ATAAATTTTAGAATGAATAAAAAATTATTGGAAGAACAAGTAATACAAGTCTTGAAAAAATGTTACGATCCAGAAATACCAGTAGACATATATGAACTCGGCTTGATTTATAAAATAAAAATAGATGATGATTCTAATGTTAAAGTCGATATGACATTGACATCTCCTGCTTGTCCAGTTGCAGGCTCGCTGCCGCCGGAAGTACAGGAAAAGATAAAAGAAATTCACGGCGTTAAAGATGCGAATGTTAATGTTGTATGGGATCCGATATGGAATCGTGATATGATGTCGGAAGCAGCAAAGCTTAAACTTGGATTTTTATAA
- a CDS encoding SUF system NifU family Fe-S cluster assembly protein translates to MSDLRELYQEVILDHSKHPKNYHKIEDSSHSAEGFNPLCGDHFNLYLKIENGVIVDVGFDGAGCAISKASASIMTSIVKGKSVEEAEKIFKQFHDFITGKADNSFDVESLGKLAVFSGVTEYPVRVKCATLAWHTLKNALESKSEIVSTE, encoded by the coding sequence ATGTCCGACTTAAGAGAACTTTATCAAGAAGTAATTCTTGATCACAGCAAGCATCCCAAGAATTATCATAAGATTGAAGATTCATCTCATTCGGCAGAAGGATTTAATCCCCTCTGCGGCGATCATTTTAACTTATATCTAAAAATAGAGAATGGTGTGATTGTAGATGTCGGCTTTGATGGAGCCGGCTGTGCAATTTCTAAGGCATCTGCTTCGATTATGACTTCAATCGTAAAAGGAAAGAGTGTTGAAGAAGCAGAGAAAATTTTCAAACAGTTTCATGATTTTATAACTGGAAAAGCTGATAATTCCTTCGATGTTGAATCGTTAGGTAAGCTTGCTGTCTTCTCAGGTGTGACCGAATATCCAGTAAGAGTTAAATGCGCTACGCTTGCATGGCATACTCTTAAGAATGCACTGGAAAGCAAATCAGAAATAGTTTCAACTGAATAA
- a CDS encoding cysteine desulfurase: MELDTSIIERTNLNFQVEKIRNDFPILNSFVHGKKLVYLDNSATTQKPISVIERMNQYYTGENSNIHRGVHKLSQVATEAYENARSIVKNFINASSNDEILFTRGTTESINLVANSFGKKFIKHGDEIIISHMEHHSNIVPWQMLCEERGAKLKVIPISDQGELLIDEFQKIISSKTKLISIVHVSNTLGTINLIKKITEIAHRSGIPVLVDGAQAVTHIPVDVQNLDCDFYAFSGHKIYGPTGIGVLYGKKSLLQKLPPFQGGGDMIRSVTFEKTTYNDLPNKFEAGTPNIAGAIGLGEALSYVSNLSVEAIAFYEQELLNYATKVLSEIQELKIIGNALEKTSIISFVVKDIHPHDIGTILDNEGIAVRTGHHCTQPLMKRFNVPATTRASFAFYNTKQEIDLLAEAIKKVIKVFS, encoded by the coding sequence ATGGAACTTGATACAAGTATTATTGAACGAACCAATTTGAATTTCCAAGTTGAAAAAATTCGAAATGATTTTCCCATCCTTAATTCGTTTGTCCATGGAAAAAAGCTGGTTTATCTTGACAATTCGGCAACGACACAGAAGCCAATTTCTGTAATAGAACGAATGAATCAATATTACACGGGCGAGAATTCAAATATTCACAGAGGTGTTCACAAATTGAGTCAAGTTGCCACAGAAGCTTATGAGAATGCTCGATCCATAGTTAAAAATTTCATTAATGCATCGAGCAATGATGAAATCCTATTCACACGCGGAACTACGGAATCGATAAACCTTGTCGCAAATTCTTTTGGAAAAAAATTTATCAAGCATGGTGATGAAATAATAATCTCACACATGGAACACCATTCGAACATTGTTCCTTGGCAGATGCTTTGTGAAGAAAGAGGAGCGAAATTAAAAGTTATTCCAATAAGTGATCAGGGAGAATTGCTGATCGATGAATTTCAAAAAATAATTTCTTCGAAAACAAAATTGATTTCAATTGTACATGTCTCTAACACGCTTGGTACAATTAACTTAATTAAAAAGATTACAGAAATCGCACACCGTAGTGGAATACCGGTTTTGGTTGATGGTGCACAAGCTGTAACTCACATCCCAGTTGACGTTCAGAATTTAGATTGTGATTTTTATGCCTTCTCTGGACACAAAATATATGGTCCAACCGGCATAGGTGTACTATATGGAAAGAAAAGCTTATTGCAAAAACTTCCTCCTTTTCAAGGAGGTGGAGATATGATTCGGTCTGTAACTTTTGAAAAAACTACATATAATGATCTGCCAAATAAATTTGAAGCTGGAACGCCGAACATCGCCGGAGCAATTGGACTTGGCGAAGCTCTTTCATACGTGTCTAATCTCAGCGTTGAAGCAATCGCCTTCTACGAACAGGAATTGCTTAACTATGCGACTAAAGTATTATCTGAAATTCAGGAATTAAAAATCATAGGCAATGCTCTTGAAAAAACTTCGATAATTTCTTTCGTCGTAAAAGATATTCATCCCCATGATATCGGAACAATTTTAGATAATGAAGGAATAGCTGTACGAACAGGGCATCATTGTACACAACCATTAATGAAAAGATTTAATGTTCCGGCAACAACAAGAGCATCTTTTGCCTTTTACAATACAAAGCAAGAAATAGATCTATTAGCTGAAGCGATAAAAAAAGTAATAAAGGTTTTTAGTTAA
- the sufD gene encoding Fe-S cluster assembly protein SufD: MTDKISNKNWYIDKFKAFEKRLNGESNSELHQFRKKAIHLFSKLDFPTTKNEEWKYTSLSEVLNYEFTPACLNERSIDTKKLEKILAEYRDKNYLVFVNGFLSKEYSNILLPKTSVSVDSLETVHSSGDEVFSQHFGKYSNFDNGFNALNGAFVEDGAFIHVPNDQVVTEPIYLIYLNGKENVNILSQPRNLFVFGRNSQASFVEVHQPISEFPYLTNALTEIFLDEKAFIDHYKIQKESLSSFHISKIQIEQKTNSKYTSHNISLGGSLTRNDINSVLNGKGCEANYFGLYFVDKKQHVDNHTLVDHAMPHCLSNEYYKGILAEESKGVFNGKIMVRKDAQKTNAYQSNKNLLLSGSARIDTKPQLEIFADDVRCTHGATIGQIDEEALFYLRARGIDEKNARSLLINAFASDILDFIKIEEIKSQLDKVVFEKMKLILSGEQN, encoded by the coding sequence ATGACTGATAAAATTTCAAATAAAAATTGGTACATAGATAAATTTAAGGCTTTTGAGAAAAGACTCAATGGAGAATCTAATTCCGAATTGCATCAATTTAGAAAAAAGGCAATTCACTTATTTAGTAAGCTTGATTTTCCAACAACAAAAAATGAAGAATGGAAATATACCAGTCTGTCAGAAGTTCTGAATTATGAATTCACGCCAGCCTGTTTGAATGAAAGATCTATCGATACCAAAAAATTAGAAAAAATTCTTGCGGAGTATCGTGATAAAAATTATTTAGTTTTTGTGAATGGATTTTTATCCAAAGAATATTCTAACATTCTTCTTCCTAAAACCTCTGTAAGCGTTGATAGCTTGGAGACAGTTCACTCGAGCGGGGATGAAGTTTTTTCTCAGCACTTTGGGAAATATTCAAATTTTGACAATGGTTTTAATGCTTTGAATGGTGCATTTGTTGAAGATGGTGCCTTCATTCATGTCCCAAACGATCAAGTAGTAACCGAACCAATATATTTGATCTATTTAAATGGTAAAGAAAATGTGAACATACTTTCTCAGCCTAGAAATCTATTTGTGTTTGGAAGAAACTCCCAGGCAAGTTTTGTTGAAGTACATCAGCCGATTTCAGAATTTCCATATTTAACAAATGCTTTAACTGAGATCTTTCTCGATGAGAAGGCCTTTATAGATCACTATAAGATTCAAAAAGAAAGTCTTTCGTCGTTTCATATTTCAAAAATTCAAATAGAGCAAAAAACGAACAGTAAATACACTTCACATAATATTTCACTAGGCGGGTCTCTAACTCGAAACGATATTAATTCTGTTTTAAATGGCAAAGGGTGTGAGGCAAATTATTTCGGGCTGTACTTCGTCGATAAAAAACAGCATGTTGATAATCACACTTTAGTCGATCATGCAATGCCCCACTGTTTAAGTAATGAATATTATAAAGGAATTCTCGCTGAAGAATCGAAGGGCGTATTCAATGGAAAGATAATGGTTAGAAAAGATGCGCAAAAAACTAACGCATATCAATCAAACAAAAATTTACTTTTATCCGGAAGCGCCCGGATTGATACGAAACCTCAATTAGAAATCTTTGCCGATGATGTTCGTTGTACTCATGGAGCAACAATTGGACAGATCGACGAAGAAGCCCTTTTTTATTTGCGTGCAAGAGGAATTGACGAGAAGAATGCACGTTCACTTTTAATCAATGCATTTGCCAGCGATATTTTGGATTTCATTAAAATTGAAGAGATAAAATCTCAACTGGATAAAGTTGTTTTTGAAAAAATGAAACTAATTCTCTCCGGAGAACAAAATTAA